A single region of the Brachypodium distachyon strain Bd21 chromosome 3, Brachypodium_distachyon_v3.0, whole genome shotgun sequence genome encodes:
- the LOC100841752 gene encoding succinate dehydrogenase assembly factor 1, mitochondrial: MTTRAKLSGIQRQALALYRGFLRTARLKSPEERHRIESVVSAEFRENARNVDRRNFVYIEYLVRRGKRQLEQLKNPDITGLSTLEINKVSSIP; encoded by the coding sequence ATGACGACCCGTGCAAAGTTATCTGGTATTCAGAGGCAGGCCTTGGCATTATACAGAGGATTTCTTCGCACAGCGCGGCTCAAGTCTCCAGAGGAGCGCCACAGGATTGAGTCTGTTGTCTCAGCAGAGTTCCGTGAGAATGCGAGGAATGTCGACCGCAGGAACTTTGTGTACATTGAGTACTTGGTCAGAAGAGGGAAGCGGCAGCTTGAGCAGCTCAAGAATCCTGATATTACTGGACTTTCTACTCTTGAAATAAATAAG
- the LOC100842052 gene encoding horcolin isoform X2 codes for MSKPAKIGPWGGPGGDEQNVQITLDPTDYVTGISGTFGTAFDNDRVVTSLKISTFKEKDGSKTYGKPNGTPFHIPVRDGGRVVGFFGRSGDMLDAIGVYFAP; via the exons ATG AGCAAGCCGGCGAAGATTGGGCCATGGGGTGGACCTGGTGGCGACGAGCAGAATGTCCAG ATTACTCTCGACCCTACGGACTACGTGACGGGAATCTCGGGGACGTTTGGGACGGCGTTTGATAACGACCGTGTCGTCACGTCTCTGAAAATTTCCACCTTCAAGGAGAAAGACGGCAGCAAGACATACGGCAAACCGAACGGGACTCCTTTCCACATCCCGGTGCGTGATGGCGGCAGGGTCGTCGGCTTCTTCGGACGCTCCGGCGACATGCTGGACGCTATTGGCGTCTACTTTGCTCCATGA
- the LOC100842052 gene encoding horcolin isoform X1, with product MSKPAKIGPWGGPGGDEQNVQVMPGRLASVTIHSGDTIDAISFTYIGTDYVPYSAGPWGRTLNTESTITLDPTDYVTGISGTFGTAFDNDRVVTSLKISTFKEKDGSKTYGKPNGTPFHIPVRDGGRVVGFFGRSGDMLDAIGVYFAP from the exons ATG AGCAAGCCGGCGAAGATTGGGCCATGGGGTGGACCTGGTGGCGACGAGCAGAATGTCCAGGTAATGCCCGGGCGGCTAGCCAGCGTGACCATCCACAGCGGAGACACCATCGACGCGATTTCCTTCACCTACATCGGCACCGATTACGTTCCGTATTCCGCGGGCCCCTGGGGCCGCACTCTCAATACGGAAAGCACG ATTACTCTCGACCCTACGGACTACGTGACGGGAATCTCGGGGACGTTTGGGACGGCGTTTGATAACGACCGTGTCGTCACGTCTCTGAAAATTTCCACCTTCAAGGAGAAAGACGGCAGCAAGACATACGGCAAACCGAACGGGACTCCTTTCCACATCCCGGTGCGTGATGGCGGCAGGGTCGTCGGCTTCTTCGGACGCTCCGGCGACATGCTGGACGCTATTGGCGTCTACTTTGCTCCATGA
- the LOC100842359 gene encoding stromal cell-derived factor 2-like protein isoform X1 translates to MSQGNDKRSRECNTRSGPTCQGSSTSSFRSRSRGFTLSSSHPNLSFRAGKKVKTRTVSNTNARYNRLGAHSGPRASLLEASVRCPHDTAAVAPSTSQTQGLSRRNTASSAEPNPSEAPTTSLAGALARERTKRRGEPLEDAEAVPFWQRTWFLLLLLAMATASFALALLLYLGLDLPEASPAQSYAADPDNVVEISYGSVIKLMHERTKFRLHSHDVPYGSGSGQQSVTSFPNVDDANSYWIVRPQPDTSAKQGDAITHGTTIRLQHMRTRKWLHSHLHASPITGNMEVDTPSVHYKKVDHYAPSSRHIGWVSCFGGEVESDTGDYWMLEIEGNVKTWRQNQRIRLRHVDTGGYLHSHDRKYTRIAGGQQEVCGVGDKRPDNVWLAAEGVYVPVSQRK, encoded by the exons ATGTCACAGGGCAATGACAAACGGTCCCGGGAATGCAACACTCGTAGCGGTCCCACTTGTCAGGGTTCATCTACCTCCAGCTTTCGGTCGCGGTCTCGTGGCTTCACCTTGTCTTCTTCCCATCCCAACCTTTCGTTTCGAGCCggaaaaaaagtaaaaacacGAACAGTGTCAAATACAAACGCACGCTATAATCGCCTCGGAGCTCACAGCGGTCCGAGGGCGAgtcttctagaagcttccgtCCGCTGCCCCCACGACACCGCCGCGGTGGCGCCGTCCACGTCCCAGACGCAGGGCCTCTCCCGCCGCAacaccgcctcctccgccgagcCGAATCCGTCGGAGGCACCGACCACCAgcctcgccggcgccctcGCGCGCGAGCGGACCAAGCGCCGCGGTGAGCCgttggaggacgccgaggcgGTTCCCTTCTGGCAGAGAACttggttcctcctcctgctgcttgCTATGGCCACGGCGTCTTTCGCGCTCGCCCTGCTGCTCTACCTCGGCCTCGACCTCCCCGAGGCGTCACCGGCACAATCCTACGCCGCCGACCCGGACAACGTTGTTGAG ATTTCGTACGGATCAGTGATCAAGTTGATGCATGAGAGAACCAAGTTTCGGTTGCATTCCCACGACGTGCCGTATGGATCTGGGAGCGGCCAGCAGTCAGTCACCAGCTTCCCCAATGTGGATGACGCCAACAGCTACTGG ATCGTGAGACCTCAACCAGATACTTCAGCAAAACAAGGTGATGCTATAACACATGGAACAACTATAAGGCTTCAACATATGAGGACTAGAAAGTGGTTGCACAGCCATCTGCATGCTTCTCCCATTACGGGAAATATGGAG gtagatactccctctgtccactATAAAAAAGTTGATCACTACGCACCATCATCGCGCCACATCGGATGG GTTAGTTGCTTTGGTGGTGAGGTTGAGTCAGATACTGGAGACTACTGGAT GCTTGAGATCGAAGGCAATGTAAAGACATGGCGGCAAAACCAGAGAATTCGGCTCCGCCACGTTGACACGGGTGGTTATCTGCACAGCCATGATCGAAAGTACACCCGCATTGCGGGTGGACAGCAAGAG GTATGCGGTGTTGGCGACAAGCGCCCTGACAATGTCTGGCTTGCAGCTGAAGGCGTCTACGTCCCGGTGAGCCAGCGCAAATAG
- the LOC100842359 gene encoding stromal cell-derived factor 2-like protein isoform X2 gives MSQGNDKRSRECNTRSGPTCQGSSTSSFRSRSRGFTLSSSHPNLSFRAGKKVKTRTVSNTNARYNRLGAHSGPRASLLEASVRCPHDTAAVAPSTSQTQGLSRRNTASSAEPNPSEAPTTSLAGALARERTKRRGEPLEDAEAVPFWQRTWFLLLLLAMATASFALALLLYLGLDLPEASPAQSYAADPDNVVEISYGSVIKLMHERTKFRLHSHDVPYGSGSGQQSVTSFPNVDDANSYWIVRPQPDTSAKQGDAITHGTTIRLQHMRTRKWLHSHLHASPITGNMEVSCFGGEVESDTGDYWMLEIEGNVKTWRQNQRIRLRHVDTGGYLHSHDRKYTRIAGGQQEVCGVGDKRPDNVWLAAEGVYVPVSQRK, from the exons ATGTCACAGGGCAATGACAAACGGTCCCGGGAATGCAACACTCGTAGCGGTCCCACTTGTCAGGGTTCATCTACCTCCAGCTTTCGGTCGCGGTCTCGTGGCTTCACCTTGTCTTCTTCCCATCCCAACCTTTCGTTTCGAGCCggaaaaaaagtaaaaacacGAACAGTGTCAAATACAAACGCACGCTATAATCGCCTCGGAGCTCACAGCGGTCCGAGGGCGAgtcttctagaagcttccgtCCGCTGCCCCCACGACACCGCCGCGGTGGCGCCGTCCACGTCCCAGACGCAGGGCCTCTCCCGCCGCAacaccgcctcctccgccgagcCGAATCCGTCGGAGGCACCGACCACCAgcctcgccggcgccctcGCGCGCGAGCGGACCAAGCGCCGCGGTGAGCCgttggaggacgccgaggcgGTTCCCTTCTGGCAGAGAACttggttcctcctcctgctgcttgCTATGGCCACGGCGTCTTTCGCGCTCGCCCTGCTGCTCTACCTCGGCCTCGACCTCCCCGAGGCGTCACCGGCACAATCCTACGCCGCCGACCCGGACAACGTTGTTGAG ATTTCGTACGGATCAGTGATCAAGTTGATGCATGAGAGAACCAAGTTTCGGTTGCATTCCCACGACGTGCCGTATGGATCTGGGAGCGGCCAGCAGTCAGTCACCAGCTTCCCCAATGTGGATGACGCCAACAGCTACTGG ATCGTGAGACCTCAACCAGATACTTCAGCAAAACAAGGTGATGCTATAACACATGGAACAACTATAAGGCTTCAACATATGAGGACTAGAAAGTGGTTGCACAGCCATCTGCATGCTTCTCCCATTACGGGAAATATGGAG GTTAGTTGCTTTGGTGGTGAGGTTGAGTCAGATACTGGAGACTACTGGAT GCTTGAGATCGAAGGCAATGTAAAGACATGGCGGCAAAACCAGAGAATTCGGCTCCGCCACGTTGACACGGGTGGTTATCTGCACAGCCATGATCGAAAGTACACCCGCATTGCGGGTGGACAGCAAGAG GTATGCGGTGTTGGCGACAAGCGCCCTGACAATGTCTGGCTTGCAGCTGAAGGCGTCTACGTCCCGGTGAGCCAGCGCAAATAG
- the LOC112271912 gene encoding uncharacterized protein LOC112271912, which yields MEGGWAHDYLFPSSTSPEDLVQLEEAGYFPKGDGILPDGEEFKLDHERRPGCIMVFLAWFHAGLCVPVHPFLMEFLEAYGIEVAQLHPSAIVKLNVFRWLCETVLHEEPSMKLLLFYFTVEVRESLTPDGFTLSAFGSVNLRLRPGFGDDFLLMPGRSTAKLFDKWGSQWFFLWASKTRLRHSSDLPRYSGVGGLREVPHPGELQSTDHWKVTKIKEVSAERSFRDLMEEMVMAGRFMMRSRPRSELEIPRAFRPPQAVTTPTFSEERVALWAAQLIGPYGGPEHHGYKTKISGGGCHNIIAKCFGKMVPMRQDPKFGRLLRMGDRYSRLATPSMLAVGFKLRDTYGKLKTGIVVLGLAVPVAPVPKVPRPSSGCKRKAPPTPSPSYDNAPADSADPVVGESRSPLRVTLDLHMKGKIGLEHVLPPSSREVEAFTR from the exons ATGGAGGGCGGTTGGGCCCACGACTACCTTTTCCCGTCTTCGACGAGCCCTGAGGACCTTgtccagctggaggaggcgggatatTTCCCCAAGGGGGATGGTATCTTACCTGACGGGGAGGAGTTCAAGCTCGACCACGAGCGGCGTCCAGGGTGCATCATGGTGTTTTTGGCTTGGTTCCATGCCGGCTTGTGTGTGCCCGTTCATCCCTTCCTGATGGAGTTCTTGGAGGCGTATGGCATCGAGGTAGCCCAGCTTCACCCTTCGGCGatcgtgaagctgaacgtgttcCGCTGGCTGTGCGAGACGGTGCTTCACGAGGAGCCCTcgatgaagctgctgctgttctacttcaccgtggaggtgagggagtcgCTCACTCCCGACGGCTTTACCTtgagcgcctttggttcggtgaacctgaggcttcgtcCCGGCTTTGGAGACGACTTTCTGCTCATGCCGGGAAGGAGCACGGCGAAGCTGTTTGACAAGTGGGGGTCCCAATGGTTTTTCCTTTGGGCTTCGAAGACGCGACTTCGACACTCGAGTGATCTTCCTCGATATTCGGGGGTTGGAGGCCTCAGGGAGGTTCCTCACCCTGGCGAGCTTCAATCGACCGACCAttggaaggtgaccaagatTAAGGAAGTGTCTgccgagaggagctttcgtgacctcatggaggagatggtgatggcggggcgTTTCATGATGAGGAGTCGTCCGAGGTCCGAGCTTGAGATTCCTCGGGCTTTCCGTCCTCCACAAGCCGTTACCACAC CGACGTTTTCCGAGGAGAGGGTGGCGCTGTGGGCTgcgcagctgataggtccaTACGGCGGGCCGGAGCATCATGGCTACAAGACCAAGATCAGCGGCGGGGGATGTCACAACATCATCGCGAAGTGtttcgggaagatggtgccaaTGCGACAGGATCCGAAATTCGGGCGCCTCCTTCGAATGGGCGATCGGTACTCCCGCTTGGCGACACCGTCGATGCTGGCAGTGGGGTTCAAGTTGCGGGACACCTACGGGAAGCTGAAGACGGGGATAGTGGTGCTGGGCCTGGCGGTGCCTGTTGCACCAGTCCCCAAGGTACCTCGtccgtcgagcggatgcaagaggaaggctcctccgactccttctccttcttacgACAACGCCCCGGCGGATTCGGCGGATCCCGTCGTGGGTGAGTCGAGGTCCCCTttgagggtgaccttggacctgcacatgaaggggaagattggacttgagcaCGTGCTTCCTCCTTCGAGCCGTGAGGTTGAGGCCTTCACTCGCTAG